One Actinomadura viridis genomic region harbors:
- a CDS encoding peptidoglycan recognition family protein encodes MLSRAPRYIVVHHTFTANVSDFSVAQGHHIARAIQRAHMAQGWGDTGQHFTISRGGHVMEGRTGSLAAARRGAMVIGTHVGGANDYTVGIECEGTYNSVMPPRQLLRSLTQMCAWLCRQYRLDPREAIVPHMRFNDTDCCGYEFAPTLPRLRAEVAKLVP; translated from the coding sequence GTGCTCTCGCGCGCGCCCAGGTACATCGTGGTCCACCACACCTTCACCGCGAACGTCAGCGACTTCTCGGTGGCACAGGGCCACCACATCGCCCGCGCGATCCAGCGCGCCCACATGGCGCAGGGCTGGGGCGACACGGGCCAGCACTTCACCATCAGCCGCGGCGGTCACGTCATGGAGGGACGGACGGGCAGCCTCGCCGCCGCCCGCCGGGGCGCGATGGTGATCGGCACGCACGTCGGCGGGGCGAACGACTACACGGTCGGCATCGAATGCGAGGGCACCTACAACAGTGTCATGCCGCCCCGGCAGCTGCTGAGGTCCCTCACCCAGATGTGCGCCTGGCTGTGCAGGCAGTACCGCCTCGACCCCCGCGAAGCCATCGTCCCTCACATGAGGTTCAACGACACCGACTGCTGCGGCTACGAGTTCGCCCCGACGCTTCCGCGCCTCCGCGCCGAGGTGGCGAAACTGGTCCCTTGA
- a CDS encoding hemolysin family protein — protein MITVLSLLLGLAVVLLITALTGYFVAQEFAYMAVDRSRLGARAGSGDRAAGRALAVTRRTSFMLSGAQLGITVTGLLVGYVAEPLIGRALGDILGGAGVPQAAGVAVGTVLALALSTLVQMVFGELFPKNLAISRPEPVARWLSRSTLLYLKAFGWLIWVFDQSSNVLLRLLRIEPVHDVEHAATERDLAHIVADSRRSGDLPPDLSILLDRILDFPRRDVEHAMIPRSQADTVDGTATVGEVRRMMSTGHSRYPILDERERVAGVAHLDDVLTAADPAAPISSIMRPATVLSTLMTLPAALDRLSGDRSQMACVVDEFGGFAGIVTLEDLAEELVGEITDEHDAGEDEPTATAAGEAWIIPGGFHIDEVERTIDHRLPEGDYETIAGLVISAYGALPDAGTELDIELPADPADLAHTDHPPPRFLRVEVLEVGDHVPASVRLQVVTPGEPAEAAEHRKGADR, from the coding sequence TTGATCACGGTACTCTCCCTGCTCCTCGGCCTGGCCGTCGTCCTACTGATCACCGCGCTGACCGGCTACTTCGTCGCCCAGGAATTCGCCTACATGGCCGTGGACCGGTCCCGGCTCGGTGCCCGCGCCGGGTCCGGTGACCGGGCCGCCGGACGCGCGCTGGCCGTGACGCGGCGCACCTCGTTCATGCTGTCGGGCGCGCAGCTCGGCATCACCGTGACCGGCCTGCTGGTCGGGTACGTGGCCGAGCCGCTGATCGGCCGGGCCCTGGGCGACATCCTCGGCGGGGCCGGGGTCCCGCAGGCCGCCGGGGTGGCGGTCGGCACGGTCCTCGCGCTGGCGCTGTCGACCCTCGTGCAGATGGTGTTCGGCGAGCTCTTCCCCAAGAACCTGGCCATCTCCCGCCCCGAGCCCGTGGCGCGGTGGCTGTCACGCTCCACGCTGCTCTACCTGAAGGCGTTCGGCTGGCTGATCTGGGTGTTCGACCAGTCGTCGAACGTCCTGCTGCGGCTCCTGCGCATCGAGCCGGTGCACGACGTGGAGCACGCGGCGACCGAACGGGACCTCGCGCACATCGTGGCCGACTCCCGGCGCAGCGGCGACCTGCCGCCCGACCTGTCGATCCTGCTGGACCGCATCCTGGACTTCCCGCGCCGCGACGTCGAGCACGCCATGATCCCGCGCTCCCAGGCCGACACCGTGGACGGCACCGCGACCGTCGGCGAGGTCCGGCGGATGATGAGCACCGGCCACTCCCGGTACCCGATCCTGGACGAGCGCGAGCGCGTCGCCGGGGTGGCCCATCTGGACGACGTGCTGACCGCGGCCGACCCCGCCGCGCCGATCTCCTCGATCATGCGCCCGGCCACGGTGCTGTCGACGCTGATGACGCTGCCCGCGGCGCTGGACCGGCTGTCGGGCGACCGGAGCCAGATGGCCTGCGTCGTCGACGAGTTCGGCGGCTTCGCCGGCATCGTGACGCTGGAGGACCTGGCCGAGGAACTGGTCGGCGAGATCACCGACGAGCACGACGCCGGCGAGGACGAGCCCACCGCCACCGCCGCCGGGGAGGCGTGGATCATCCCCGGCGGCTTCCACATCGACGAGGTCGAGCGGACCATCGACCACCGGCTGCCCGAGGGCGACTACGAGACGATCGCGGGCCTGGTGATCTCCGCGTACGGGGCGCTGCCCGACGCCGGAACCGAACTCGACATCGAACTGCCCGCCGACCCCGCCGACCTCGCGCACACCGACCACCCGCCGCCGCGGTTCCTGCGCGTCGAGGTGCTGGAGGTCGGCGACCACGTGCCCGCGTCCGTCCGGCTCCAGGTGGTCACGCCCGGCGAACCCGCCGAGGCCGCGGAGCACCGGAAGGGAGCGGACCGATGA
- a CDS encoding DUF2752 domain-containing protein has protein sequence MRTAPIMAARGLRAPAGVLVAAAAVVAFVAVVDPNEQGHYPTCPFLALTGYQCPGCGSLRTLHALAHGQFTDAVALNVFTVAMVPLLAFFWLRWTVARARGRPARTRAADPRLIWLLFALIMIFWLVRNLPFGAFLAA, from the coding sequence ATGCGGACGGCCCCGATCATGGCGGCCCGCGGGCTCCGGGCTCCCGCGGGCGTCCTCGTGGCGGCAGCCGCCGTCGTGGCGTTCGTGGCCGTCGTCGACCCCAACGAGCAGGGCCACTATCCGACCTGTCCCTTCCTGGCGCTGACGGGGTACCAGTGTCCGGGCTGCGGCTCGCTGCGCACCCTGCACGCACTGGCCCACGGGCAGTTCACCGATGCCGTGGCGCTGAACGTCTTCACCGTGGCCATGGTGCCGCTGCTGGCGTTCTTCTGGCTGCGCTGGACGGTCGCGCGGGCGCGCGGCCGTCCGGCGCGGACCAGGGCCGCTGATCCGCGGCTGATCTGGCTGCTCTTCGCACTGATCATGATCTTCTGGCTGGTGCGGAACCTGCCGTTCGGGGCGTTCCTGGCCGCGTGA
- a CDS encoding TetR/AcrR family transcriptional regulator, whose amino-acid sequence MPERPRQQRWERTRAALLEAAVTVLVEDGYARTTLQEVQSRAEVSRGALLHHFGSKAELLAAAIHHIAGRQVEHVREGARALPGGEERTGAALALFREVMSGPLFLAGLELWLAARTDEALRDALLPAEREIGRALHEVFADAFPGLAAGDGRGAVRYESLLALLRGLALTSVLRSDREIEDEVLRLWEEEARRGARGG is encoded by the coding sequence GTGCCGGAACGTCCACGTCAACAGCGTTGGGAACGTACGAGGGCGGCGCTGCTGGAGGCCGCCGTCACCGTCCTGGTCGAGGACGGCTACGCCCGGACGACCCTTCAGGAGGTGCAGAGCCGCGCCGAGGTGTCGCGGGGCGCGCTGCTCCACCACTTCGGGTCGAAGGCCGAGCTGCTCGCCGCCGCGATCCACCACATCGCCGGGCGGCAGGTGGAGCACGTCCGCGAGGGGGCCCGGGCACTGCCCGGGGGCGAGGAGCGCACCGGTGCGGCGCTCGCCCTCTTCCGGGAGGTCATGTCGGGGCCGTTGTTCCTGGCCGGGCTCGAACTGTGGCTGGCCGCCCGTACCGATGAGGCGCTGCGGGACGCGCTCCTGCCGGCCGAGCGCGAGATCGGGCGGGCCCTGCACGAGGTGTTCGCCGACGCCTTCCCGGGCCTGGCGGCCGGCGACGGGCGGGGAGCGGTCCGGTACGAGTCGCTGCTGGCCCTCCTGCGCGGCCTCGCGCTCACCAGCGTGCTGCGCTCGGACCGGGAGATCGAGGACGAGGTGCTGCGGCTGTGGGAGGAGGAGGCGCGGCGCGGCGCGCGCGGCGGCTGA
- a CDS encoding STAS domain-containing protein, giving the protein MNASAAPVPETSVPGVVTFPPEVDLSNGEALLREALRLLRTGTPGLVLDLRECTFCDSSGPNMIFRAQRRADAAGVPMVVVLPWDGIVRRVCDIAGVTRRVPLAPDLDSARAMLADLA; this is encoded by the coding sequence ATGAACGCCAGTGCCGCGCCCGTCCCCGAGACCAGCGTTCCCGGGGTGGTCACCTTCCCCCCAGAGGTCGATCTGAGCAACGGCGAGGCACTCCTGCGCGAAGCGCTGCGGCTGCTGCGCACCGGGACGCCGGGACTCGTCCTCGATCTCAGGGAATGCACGTTCTGCGATTCGAGCGGGCCCAACATGATCTTCCGCGCGCAGCGCCGCGCCGACGCCGCCGGCGTCCCGATGGTGGTGGTGCTGCCCTGGGACGGCATCGTCCGCCGGGTGTGCGACATCGCCGGCGTCACCCGGCGGGTCCCCCTGGCGCCCGACCTCGATTCCGCACGCGCCATGCTGGCCGATCTCGCCTGA
- a CDS encoding crotonase/enoyl-CoA hydratase family protein, translated as MTVETSQDGPVTLIGIDRPERRNAVDRATAEALAGAFRAFDDDPGASVAVLYGKGGTFCAGADLQAFSAGSGNRVAPGGDGPMGPTRMRLSKPVIAAVSGHAVAGGLELALWADLRVADETAVFGVFCRRWGVPLIDGGTVRLPRLIGESRAMDLILTGRPVDAAEAYDIGLANRLVPAGRALEAASELAARLAAFPQTCMRRDRASVLDQHGLGEAEALAAEFRHGQVSLAADAAAGAARFAAGEGRHGSFTTGAPAE; from the coding sequence ATGACCGTCGAGACGAGCCAGGACGGGCCCGTGACCCTGATCGGCATCGACCGCCCGGAACGCCGCAACGCCGTGGACCGTGCCACCGCGGAGGCCCTCGCCGGTGCCTTCCGCGCCTTCGACGACGACCCCGGAGCCTCCGTGGCCGTCCTGTACGGGAAGGGCGGCACCTTCTGCGCGGGCGCGGATCTCCAGGCGTTCAGCGCCGGATCGGGCAACCGCGTCGCGCCCGGCGGCGACGGTCCCATGGGCCCGACCCGGATGCGCCTGTCCAAGCCCGTGATCGCGGCGGTCAGCGGGCACGCCGTGGCCGGCGGTCTCGAGCTGGCGCTCTGGGCGGACCTGCGGGTCGCGGACGAGACCGCCGTCTTCGGGGTGTTCTGCCGCCGCTGGGGCGTGCCCCTGATCGACGGCGGCACCGTACGGCTCCCCCGGCTGATCGGGGAGAGCCGCGCGATGGACCTCATCCTCACCGGCCGGCCCGTGGACGCCGCCGAGGCGTACGACATCGGGCTGGCCAACCGACTGGTCCCCGCCGGGCGGGCGCTGGAGGCCGCCAGCGAGCTGGCCGCCCGGCTCGCCGCGTTCCCGCAGACCTGCATGCGCCGGGACCGCGCCTCGGTCCTCGACCAGCACGGGCTGGGCGAAGCGGAGGCGCTGGCCGCCGAGTTCCGGCACGGCCAGGTCTCGCTGGCCGCGGACGCCGCCGCCGGAGCGGCCCGCTTCGCCGCGGGCGAGGGCCGGCACGGCTCGTTCACCACCGGAGCCCCCGCGGAGTAA
- a CDS encoding metallophosphoesterase family protein has translation MNVVVLSDTHAPRRWRSCPPAVAAHLRKADLILHAGDVCTAGVLDELAGYAPVHAVLGNNDGPDVAAWGAPERLELDLDGVTVAMVHDSGLAQGRIARMRRWFPAADLVVFGHSHIPLDDSDGDLRIFNPGSPTDRRRQPRGTLGLLDIRDGRLIDAEIVPVT, from the coding sequence GTGAACGTGGTCGTGCTCTCCGACACCCATGCGCCCCGCCGCTGGCGCTCCTGCCCGCCCGCGGTCGCCGCGCACCTGCGGAAGGCCGACCTCATCCTGCACGCCGGGGACGTCTGCACCGCCGGAGTACTCGACGAACTCGCCGGGTACGCCCCGGTCCACGCCGTCCTCGGCAACAACGACGGCCCCGACGTCGCCGCCTGGGGCGCCCCGGAACGGCTCGAACTGGACCTCGACGGCGTCACCGTCGCGATGGTCCACGACAGCGGCCTGGCACAGGGGCGGATCGCCCGGATGCGCCGCTGGTTCCCCGCCGCGGACCTGGTCGTCTTCGGCCACTCCCACATACCGCTCGACGACAGCGACGGCGACCTGCGGATCTTCAACCCGGGTTCGCCCACCGACCGCCGCCGCCAGCCCCGTGGAACGCTGGGCCTGCTCGACATCCGGGACGGCCGTCTGATAGACGCGGAGATCGTTCCCGTGACCTGA
- a CDS encoding hemolysin family protein translates to MSNPWVVLAATVAIIALSAFFVAVEFALIAAKRHRLEDAAPSSRSARAALRSASELTVLLAGAQLGITICTLALGAITKPAVHHWLTPLFTSWSAPLWLADAAGFVLALVIVTFLHLVIGEMAPKSWAIAHPERSATMLALPMRGFMWLTRPLLRALNEAANRCLRLVGVEAADQVDSGQDPDALRHLVEHSANVGALDAGYSAQLSEALDLQDLRIGDLVRPGSRPTAVDPEATVADVQEAAHSSGHLRILVPGPGTAWGVVHVRDTLTEPETAGIGHLVRPAFLIPADTTVYATLTRMRETSNQLALVIEDGSVRGVVTITDVLRRLFPRSGNGTPVPAP, encoded by the coding sequence ATGAGCAACCCGTGGGTCGTCCTGGCCGCCACGGTCGCGATCATCGCGCTGAGCGCCTTCTTCGTCGCGGTGGAGTTCGCGCTCATCGCCGCCAAGCGCCACCGGCTGGAGGACGCCGCGCCGTCCAGCCGCTCGGCGCGGGCGGCGCTGCGCAGCGCGTCGGAGCTGACGGTGCTGCTGGCCGGCGCGCAGCTGGGCATCACGATCTGCACCCTGGCCCTCGGCGCGATCACCAAGCCGGCCGTGCACCACTGGCTGACCCCGCTGTTCACGTCCTGGAGCGCGCCGCTGTGGCTGGCCGACGCGGCGGGCTTCGTGCTGGCGCTGGTGATCGTCACGTTCCTGCACCTGGTGATCGGTGAGATGGCGCCCAAGTCCTGGGCCATCGCCCACCCGGAGCGGTCGGCCACGATGCTGGCGCTGCCGATGCGCGGCTTCATGTGGCTGACCCGCCCGCTGCTGCGCGCCCTCAACGAGGCGGCCAACCGGTGCCTGCGCCTGGTCGGCGTCGAGGCCGCCGACCAGGTCGACTCCGGCCAGGACCCCGACGCGCTGCGCCACCTGGTCGAGCACTCCGCCAACGTCGGCGCGCTGGACGCCGGCTACTCGGCCCAGCTGTCGGAGGCCCTGGACCTCCAGGACCTGCGGATCGGCGACCTGGTCAGGCCGGGCTCCAGGCCGACCGCGGTCGACCCGGAGGCGACCGTGGCCGACGTCCAGGAGGCCGCCCACTCCTCCGGGCACCTGCGCATCCTGGTGCCCGGGCCCGGCACCGCCTGGGGCGTGGTGCACGTACGCGACACGCTGACCGAACCCGAGACCGCGGGCATCGGCCACCTGGTCCGGCCCGCCTTCCTGATCCCGGCCGACACGACCGTCTACGCGACGCTGACCCGGATGCGCGAGACCAGCAACCAGCTGGCCCTCGTCATCGAGGACGGCTCGGTACGGGGCGTCGTCACCATCACCGACGTGCTGCGCCGGCTGTTCCCCCGCTCCGGGAACGGCACGCCCGTACCGGCCCCCTGA
- a CDS encoding SH3 domain-containing protein, with the protein MGVRTGLFLAATGIAAGGFAVPAAEAAGTERARAQVLCRYVVTPVSPERETVDVFAGPGRDFPRIRQAKAGTTITVYCVPRNGYFLINPENQEQPGGFIYYRYLAPVQGVEAGGGGTSGGARPMLAAAGAAAVALGGLMAMAPRARRRNS; encoded by the coding sequence ATGGGTGTGCGTACCGGCCTTTTTCTGGCCGCCACCGGGATCGCGGCCGGCGGGTTCGCGGTCCCGGCAGCCGAGGCCGCCGGGACGGAACGGGCGCGGGCGCAGGTGCTCTGCCGGTACGTGGTCACACCGGTCAGCCCCGAGAGGGAGACCGTGGACGTCTTCGCGGGACCGGGCAGGGACTTCCCGAGGATCCGGCAGGCGAAGGCGGGCACGACCATCACGGTCTACTGCGTGCCGAGGAACGGCTACTTCCTGATCAACCCGGAGAACCAGGAGCAGCCCGGCGGCTTCATCTACTACAGATATCTGGCACCGGTCCAAGGCGTCGAGGCCGGCGGCGGCGGGACGTCCGGAGGGGCGCGCCCGATGCTCGCCGCGGCGGGCGCCGCCGCGGTCGCGCTGGGCGGTCTCATGGCCATGGCGCCGCGGGCCAGGAGGCGGAACTCCTGA
- the murA gene encoding UDP-N-acetylglucosamine 1-carboxyvinyltransferase: MTEQVWEIEPSGPLRGDVTVRGAKNAVSKHMVAAMLGDAPSTIRNAPDVGEVGITAAMLEHLGMEVERSGDQLQISPGPVADPNVPKAFTGLNRIPILMLGPLLHRAGEAFVPLVGGDPIGRRPIDFHVDALRAFGAEVEIAADGIHARASRLRGTRVDLPYPSVGATETVLLAAVLAEGKTVIRGAATEPEIIELALFLQRMGAGISFSPDRRIVVEGVERLGGAETTLAGDRIEAFSYLVAGLVTRGEVRVHGCPQDRLVTAITTLARMGAQFEITDDWIMASAPEGLRPAAVQTDTHPGFATDWQTPLMVLFTQADGMSVLHETVYENRLAYVPALQSMGAEIEVYDTCLGGPACRYHDTSALHSAVVRGVSKLRGGDVTMPDIRAGFSAVLAAAVAEGPSTLRGVHHIERGYHHPVEQFQNLGLTLRSRSR; the protein is encoded by the coding sequence GTGACCGAACAGGTATGGGAGATCGAGCCGTCCGGACCGCTGCGCGGTGATGTCACCGTTCGCGGTGCCAAGAACGCCGTCAGCAAGCACATGGTGGCCGCCATGCTCGGCGACGCGCCGAGCACGATCCGCAACGCGCCCGACGTGGGCGAGGTGGGGATCACCGCCGCCATGCTCGAACACCTGGGGATGGAGGTCGAACGGTCCGGCGACCAGCTCCAGATCAGCCCTGGACCGGTGGCGGACCCGAACGTGCCCAAGGCGTTCACCGGCCTGAACCGCATCCCCATCCTCATGCTCGGGCCGCTGCTGCACCGGGCCGGCGAGGCGTTCGTCCCGCTGGTCGGCGGAGACCCCATCGGCCGCCGCCCCATCGACTTCCACGTCGACGCGCTGCGCGCCTTCGGTGCCGAGGTGGAGATCGCCGCCGACGGTATCCACGCCCGCGCCTCCAGGCTCCGCGGCACGCGTGTCGACCTTCCCTACCCCAGCGTCGGCGCCACCGAGACCGTGCTGCTGGCCGCCGTGCTCGCCGAGGGCAAGACGGTCATCCGCGGCGCGGCCACCGAGCCGGAGATCATCGAGCTGGCCCTCTTCCTGCAGCGGATGGGGGCGGGCATCTCCTTCAGCCCCGACCGCAGGATCGTCGTCGAGGGCGTCGAGCGCCTGGGCGGGGCCGAGACGACCCTCGCCGGCGACCGGATCGAGGCGTTCTCCTACCTGGTGGCCGGGCTGGTCACCCGCGGCGAGGTCCGCGTGCACGGCTGCCCCCAGGACCGCCTCGTCACGGCCATCACCACGCTGGCCAGGATGGGCGCCCAGTTCGAGATCACCGATGACTGGATCATGGCGTCGGCGCCCGAGGGGCTGCGGCCCGCCGCCGTGCAGACCGACACCCATCCCGGGTTCGCCACCGACTGGCAGACCCCGCTGATGGTCCTGTTCACCCAGGCGGACGGCATGTCGGTCCTGCACGAGACCGTCTACGAGAACCGCCTGGCGTACGTTCCGGCGCTGCAGAGCATGGGCGCGGAGATCGAGGTGTACGACACCTGTCTCGGTGGCCCCGCCTGCCGGTACCACGACACCAGCGCCCTGCACTCGGCCGTGGTACGCGGCGTCTCGAAGCTGCGCGGCGGTGACGTGACCATGCCGGACATCCGCGCCGGGTTCTCCGCCGTCCTGGCCGCCGCCGTGGCCGAGGGGCCGTCGACGTTGCGCGGCGTCCACCACATCGAGCGGGGTTACCACCATCCCGTCGAGCAGTTCCAGAACCTGGGCCTGACCCTCCGCAGCCGTAGCCGCTGA
- a CDS encoding crotonase/enoyl-CoA hydratase family protein codes for MTERVTVSVDGDGVADVRLNRPDKLNALDLAMFDALAETGDRLAADTSVRAVVLSGEGRSFCAGLDVANFTAMAGGGLAGADGADGARIGRLTRDIVDREPGRITNLAQQAVHVWRELPQPVVAAIAGHALGGGLQLALGADLRIAAPDARLSVLEIRWGLVPDMTGTAALVRLVGDDVAKELTFTGRMVSGEEAARLGLVTRTAEDPHAAALELAREIAGRNPDAIRAAKRLLNRATDGADLPGQLLEESRAMGALIGSPNQTEAVVAYFEKRPPVFGEPRP; via the coding sequence ATGACCGAACGCGTCACCGTGAGCGTGGACGGCGACGGCGTCGCCGACGTGCGGCTCAACCGTCCCGACAAGCTCAACGCCCTGGACCTGGCCATGTTCGACGCCCTCGCCGAGACCGGCGACAGGCTGGCCGCCGACACGTCGGTCCGGGCCGTCGTCCTCTCGGGCGAGGGGCGTTCGTTCTGCGCCGGCCTGGACGTCGCCAACTTCACCGCCATGGCGGGTGGGGGACTGGCCGGTGCGGACGGCGCGGACGGCGCCCGGATCGGGCGGCTGACCCGCGACATCGTCGATCGGGAACCGGGGCGCATCACCAACCTCGCCCAGCAGGCCGTGCACGTCTGGCGCGAGCTTCCCCAGCCGGTCGTCGCCGCGATCGCCGGGCACGCCCTCGGCGGCGGGCTGCAGCTCGCGCTGGGCGCCGACCTGCGGATCGCCGCCCCGGACGCGCGGCTGTCGGTCCTGGAGATCCGGTGGGGCCTGGTCCCCGACATGACCGGTACTGCGGCCCTGGTCCGCCTGGTCGGGGACGACGTCGCCAAGGAACTGACGTTCACCGGCCGCATGGTCTCCGGGGAGGAGGCGGCGCGGCTCGGCCTGGTGACCCGTACCGCCGAGGATCCGCACGCCGCCGCGCTGGAACTGGCCCGCGAGATCGCCGGCCGCAACCCGGACGCCATCCGGGCCGCCAAGCGGCTGCTCAACCGGGCCACCGACGGCGCCGACCTGCCCGGCCAGCTCCTGGAGGAGTCGCGCGCCATGGGCGCGCTGATCGGGTCGCCCAACCAGACCGAGGCCGTGGTCGCCTACTTCGAGAAGAGGCCGCCGGTCTTCGGCGAACCACGCCCGTGA
- a CDS encoding CD225/dispanin family protein, producing MSYYPPPGQGGYPQGGYPQSAPPPNHLVWAILTTIFCCLPAGVVSIVFAAQVNSKWQAGDHQGALKASNNAKTWAIVAAVVGLIGSIIYAIVMFAVDSGPGYTY from the coding sequence GTGAGCTACTACCCGCCGCCCGGTCAGGGTGGCTACCCCCAAGGTGGCTACCCCCAGTCCGCTCCCCCGCCCAATCACCTCGTCTGGGCCATCCTGACGACCATCTTCTGCTGCCTCCCCGCGGGGGTCGTGTCGATCGTGTTCGCGGCGCAGGTGAACTCCAAGTGGCAGGCCGGCGATCACCAGGGCGCGCTGAAGGCGTCCAACAACGCCAAGACCTGGGCGATCGTCGCTGCGGTGGTGGGCCTGATCGGCAGCATCATCTACGCGATCGTCATGTTCGCGGTGGACAGCGGCCCGGGCTACACCTACTGA
- the kdpF gene encoding K(+)-transporting ATPase subunit F, translating to MTVENVVGLVLAVLLVVFLVAALLFPERF from the coding sequence GTGACCGTGGAGAACGTGGTCGGTCTCGTCCTGGCCGTGCTGCTGGTCGTGTTCCTGGTCGCGGCCCTTCTCTTTCCGGAGCGTTTCTAG
- a CDS encoding long-chain-fatty-acid--CoA ligase produces MDVGPAFTPLTPLSFLERSAAVFPGKDAIVYGDRRITYAEFAAQVTRLAHALRSLGVGRGDRVAYLVPNVPEMLMAHFAVPLAGAVLVAINTRLAPAEIRYICDHSGARVLVVDAGLHPAVAPVAADLATVRHIVTVTDPASGDAPDPRVGGISYEELLGRGTGGPLPWEVPDENAAISINYTSGTTGRPKGVIYTHRGAYLNALGEIVHSRHDPGSVYLWTLPMFHCNGWCTGWALAAIGGTQVCLRSVEAGRIWELIDGEGVTHLNGAPTVLRTIADAPQAHPLPRPLVVTTAAAPPSPAIIGRMEELGAVLVHVYGLTETYGPYSVCEPQPGWPALEAGARARLLARQGVGMLQTDGLRVVDEAMRDVPADGETLGEIVMRGNNVMAGYHEDSEATAHAFRGGWFHSGDLGVRHPDGYVELRDRAKDIIVSGGENISTVEVERALDSHPAVREVAVVAVPDARWGERPKAFVVVREGRAVEAEELAGHVRSRLARFKVPDEIEFVAELPKTSTGKIQKFQLRQREWAGWERRIQG; encoded by the coding sequence ATGGACGTCGGCCCGGCCTTCACTCCCCTGACCCCGTTGTCCTTCCTCGAACGGTCGGCGGCGGTGTTCCCCGGAAAGGACGCGATCGTCTACGGGGACCGGCGGATCACCTATGCCGAGTTCGCCGCGCAGGTCACCCGGCTCGCGCACGCGCTGCGTTCGCTGGGCGTGGGGCGGGGAGACCGGGTCGCCTACCTGGTGCCGAACGTGCCCGAGATGCTGATGGCCCACTTCGCCGTGCCGCTCGCCGGGGCCGTCCTCGTCGCGATCAACACGCGGCTGGCGCCCGCGGAGATCCGCTACATCTGCGATCACTCGGGTGCCCGGGTGCTGGTCGTGGACGCCGGGCTGCACCCGGCCGTGGCGCCGGTGGCCGCCGACCTCGCCACCGTCCGGCACATCGTGACCGTGACCGACCCGGCGTCCGGTGACGCCCCCGACCCGCGGGTGGGCGGCATCTCCTACGAGGAACTGCTCGGCCGCGGCACGGGCGGCCCGCTGCCCTGGGAGGTGCCCGACGAGAACGCGGCCATCTCGATCAACTACACCTCCGGCACCACCGGCCGTCCCAAAGGCGTGATCTACACCCACCGGGGCGCGTACCTCAACGCGCTCGGTGAGATCGTCCACTCGCGGCACGACCCCGGCAGCGTCTACCTGTGGACGCTGCCGATGTTCCACTGCAACGGCTGGTGCACGGGCTGGGCGCTGGCCGCGATCGGCGGTACGCAGGTGTGCCTGCGCTCGGTCGAGGCCGGGCGGATCTGGGAGCTGATCGACGGCGAGGGCGTCACCCACCTCAACGGCGCCCCGACGGTACTGCGGACGATCGCCGACGCGCCCCAGGCGCATCCCCTGCCCCGGCCGCTGGTCGTCACGACGGCCGCGGCGCCGCCCAGCCCGGCGATCATCGGACGGATGGAGGAGCTGGGGGCGGTGCTCGTCCACGTGTACGGGCTGACCGAGACCTACGGGCCCTACTCGGTCTGCGAGCCGCAGCCCGGCTGGCCGGCCCTGGAGGCCGGGGCGCGGGCGCGGCTGCTGGCCCGGCAGGGCGTGGGCATGCTGCAGACCGACGGGCTGCGGGTGGTGGACGAGGCGATGCGGGACGTGCCCGCCGACGGGGAGACGCTGGGGGAGATCGTGATGCGCGGGAACAACGTCATGGCGGGCTACCACGAGGACTCCGAGGCCACCGCGCACGCCTTCCGCGGTGGCTGGTTCCATTCCGGCGACCTGGGCGTGCGGCATCCGGACGGTTACGTGGAGCTGCGCGACCGGGCCAAGGACATCATCGTCTCCGGTGGCGAGAACATCTCCACCGTCGAGGTGGAACGCGCGCTCGACTCCCATCCGGCGGTGCGGGAGGTCGCGGTCGTCGCCGTCCCGGACGCGCGGTGGGGGGAGCGGCCCAAGGCGTTCGTGGTGGTGCGCGAGGGCCGGGCGGTGGAGGCGGAGGAGCTGGCCGGGCACGTGCGGTCCCGGCTGGCCCGGTTCAAGGTGCCCGACGAGATCGAGTTCGTGGCCGAGCTGCCGAAGACCTCGACCGGGAAGATCCAGAAGTTCCAGCTCCGCCAGAGGGAGTGGGCGGGGTGGGAGCGGCGGATCCAGGGCTGA